The nucleotide sequence ATTACTTGGGACGACTTGGGTACCAACACCGCAAATTTAGGATTGATGTGGGAAAGAACCTATGTGGCCGTGCCTGTTGAGTTTCCAACCGACAGCAAGGTAATGGCAAGTATCGAAAAGACTATGGCAGGAAGCCCTAAGGCCGATGATTACTATGGAGCGGCCGTGTATTATTCAAGTGAAGGAAAAGACATTAAAAAGGCTTCCGAGTGGATGGACAAGGCCATGTCAATGATCGAAGAGCCTGCGTTTTGGCAATTGCGTCAGCAGTCGCTTATCCAAGCTAAGTCAGGGGATAAAAAGGCAGCTATCAAAACCGCTAAAAAATCCTTGAAAAAAGCGAAGGAAGCAGGTAACGATGATTACGTTAAAATGAATACCGAATCAATCGAAGAGTGGAAGCGCTAAACAAGCCTTTACTTTATAAGCTATAAAAAATCCCGGTTCCGTTAAGGAGCCGGGATTTTTTTATGGCTTGTGAAAATACAAAGCAAGTCGTATTCCCTAGTATCTATGTATTGGAGGATTCTATCGGCGGTTTCTTCAGTAAGCGGTCGAAGCCTTCAAAGACAAGGGCCATTAGAATTACCATGCCCGCACCTATGAAGTTCAACCATAAATAGCCTAGTTTTTCTTCCCCGGTAGGGTAGATATAGATAAGGTTATAGAAGAGTACGAAAATTATAAGTTGGGTCAACAGGGCGGCAAAAAATACGGCGTTGCCCTTTACGAACTTAAAGAAAAATGCCAATAGAAAAATACCAAGTACGTTACCGTAAAAGATGGAGCCGATAATATTCACCAGTTGGATCAAGTTGTCAAAAAGGTTGGCGATACTGGCAATGAATATGGCTATGATTCCCCATAGCAGGGTGAATCCCTTGGTGACCTTTACGTAATGGGCCTCGCCCAAGTCGGCCTTCGCATTCCTTTTGTATAGGTCAAGGGCCGTTATGGTACCTAGGGCGTTCAGCTCCGATGCCGTTGAAGACATGGCCGCCGAAAGAATGACGGCGAGGAGTAAACCTATGAGTCCTTTAGGTAGGTTGTTAAGGATAAAATGGATAAAAACGTAATCCTTGTCATTGGTTTCGACGATGTCATCGGCCTGTTTGATCAGGGCTCGGGCCGCGGCGCGATTGGTACTGTCTTTGGTGTTAAGGCTGATGATTTGCAATTTGGCCTCTTCGACCACGCTGTATTCCTTTAATTCAAGGGCCGCAGAAAATTTGTGTTGGGCCATTTTCTTTTCTTCTTCCAAACGCTCTTGTCCCTTTTGTAGAATGCTATAGTCGTCGGCGTATTCAGAATTCATAACCGCTTCGGTAGCCGCAGGATTGAAATTCAAGGGGGAGGGATTGTATTGGTAGAATACAAATACCATAACCCCCACCAAAAGGATAAAGAACTGCATAGGTATTTTTAGAATACCGTTAAAGACTAACCCTAGTTGACTTTCGCGCAATGATTTTCCCGAAAGGTAACGCTGTACTTGGCTTTGGTCGGTTCCGAAGTACGACAAGGCCAAAAAGAGTCCTCCAGTAATGCCACTCCAAAAGGTATATCTGCTTTTGGTATCAAAGCTGAAGTCCACAATGTCCAATTTATTACTGGCACCGGCTATTTTAAGGGCCTTTCCGAAGTTGATATCGGCGGGCAGGTAACCGAGGATAAAGAAGAACGTGATGAACATACCCGTCATGATGATGAACATCTGTTGCTTTTGGGTAACGCTTACCGCTTTGGTTCCTCCGGAAACGGTATAAATGATAACGAGCACCCCGATAATGATGTTAAGGGTGCGTAAGTCCCATCCGAGCACGGCAGAAAGAATGATGGAGGGCGCGAAAATAGTGATACCCGCCGCCAAGCCGCGTTGGATCAGAAATAGAATGGCCGCTAAGGAGCGTGTTTTTAAATCAAATCGATTCTCTAAAAATTCATAGGCCGTATATACCTTCAGCCTGTGATATATAGGCACGAAGACCAAACATATGATGATCATCGCCAAGGGGAGTCCGAAATAGAATTGAACGAAGCCCATACCATCGTGAAAGGCTTGCCCTGGCGTAGATAAAAATGTAATGGCACTGGCCTGGGTGGCCATAACAGACAGACCTATGGTCCACCATTTGGCATCCTTCCCACCACCGACATAATCGTTCACGTTTTTGCTGCCACGGGTCTTATATACGCCGTAGGCCACAATGAACAGCAGTGTACTCGATAAAATAATCCAGTCTAATGTTCCCATTTACGTAAAAGCGGTCATTAAATAGCAAAAAATCAGCACGTATACGATGTTCAGTATGAGTACTAGCGAATATTCCTTTTTCCAATCGAACTTGTCTAACATAGTATTTAATTCAATTTGGTGGGTTGTACGTTCTTTTCTAAAGAAAGCATATTGGCGAACAACTTATAGGCCCCTGGCACACCGGCGGGCAATTCCCTAAAGAAACTCAATCCGGTATAGATATAGTTCCCTTTTCCGTAAGGTGTCACCAAAAGGCTTCCCTTTTTCGGAGATTCCCCCTTGTCGTGCATAGAGAGAACAGGTGTAAACTCCTTGGACCATTCATTTGGAAAATAAAGTCCGCGTTCCTGTACCCATCCCTCAAAATCACTTTGGCCGATCGTATTCGGGTAATTCATAAGTGCGTGTTTTTTGGCCAATATCTTTACTTCTGAATTTTCATCCGTTACCCTATCACGGGATAAGGTGATGGGGTAGGGCGCCAAATTTTCAAGTTGCTTACCTCGTCTGCTGGCCGTATTGTACTGAACGATCAGATTACCTCCGTTTTCAACGTAGTCGAAAAGATAACGCTGTTTGAATTTCAGTTCCTCTACCACGTTATAGGCCCGAATGCCTACAACGATTGCATCGTACTTGTCTAAGGAGCCCTTAGTAATCGTATTGGGCTCAATAATATGTACAATGTAACCAATTTGTCTCAAACTTTCGGGAACTTCATCGCCGGCCCCTACAATATAGCCGATATGTTGCCCCGATTTTTTAATGTTCAAACGTACGACCTTGGCTTCTGAAGGTAGCAATACCGACTGGGTAGGAACATGGTCGTAGGCTATGGTCACCAATTCCTTGGAGATTTGCTTCCCGTTTAATTTTATGATCGGTGAAATATAACTTTCATCTTCGTTTTCCGGTGGGGTCAAGGTGAAAACAAGGGTCTGCTCGTCGCCTTTTTTGGCAATTTCAAAGGCTTGCGATGCCACATCTACCTTCCATCCCTTCGAATGCTGCAGTTCTAGCTCGCCTTTGATATTATCGGCATGGGCCCTGATGGTCACCGGTATGTTTTTAGACTTGCCATCCGCAAAGATCAAGACTTTGTCGTTAAATCGGGCGGTAGCTTCGGGCAGCACTTCAAAGGGCTGAAATAGCTCTCCCTTGTCAGGTTTTGCATAATGGTGTATAACGGGGCGTTCAAATGCTATGGTGCGACCGCTTAGTTCAATATCAAATTTGGCCACAAAGGCGCGTGGGGTTTCGGGCTTGCCGATAAGTTTTTGGTCGTCTACCTTGTACATGCCCAAACTCCCTTTTTCCTTTAACCAATACGGACTGGTGAATTCTGTGGTCTTTGGAATCTGCAATTCGATTTCAAAAGTTTCCTTTTTATTGTTCGCTAAGGGGATGGAAGGGGCAATACGGGCATCTGAAGAAGAAATAGATATATTTTTTAACTTCATTTGCACGGAACTACGATTAACGGCTTCAATGTTTACTTTAACCTTTCCTCCTGGATTGGCCAAAGCCGTTTCCGCTGAAGCTTCGAGGTATAGGCCGCTTATATCGGCAATGATGTCTTTTAATTCCTCTGTCTTAAGCTTCCTCCAATAAGGGTCGTCTACTTTTTGAAGCAAGTCGTATGCAGCCACCAATTGGGGCAGATGTTTTGATGGGTCGGTGAAGTCAAAGTTCCTTTCCACTTCATACAAAATATCCCCAACGGCTTTACCACCCGATACGCGAGACCAAGAAGTGTCGATACCTTCGAAAATATCGCCCGAATTTTTCGGCATCGTTCCTTTCAACAACTCTATATATTCGTTTTCTGAGCCTCTTTGTGATAATCGGCCAAAGCCTTGGCACAAGTGTTGGCTACTCGCCAAAGCGGCGATCTCGTTATTCGATTTTCCTAAAATAGGGTAGTAGGTGCCAATGTCTAAATGGGCCATGTTGGACTTGTCCGCTTTTTTGAATTTTTCCTCGCTGCCATAAAACCACCACGAAGTGTTGAAAAACAACCTTTTGGGTTGCCAAGTTTCGGTGAGTTCTAATTGATCGCTATAGGCATTCTTGTCATTAGCGAGGTCAAAGGCCTCAAAACTCAACATGGCGGAAGAGGTATGGTGCCCATGTGTGGTACCGGGACTCCTATGATCGAAACGGTTAATAATCACATCGGGTTTGAATTTTCTGATAGCCCAGACAACATCGCCCAATACGGCTTCCTTATTCCATATTTTTAAGGTTTCATCAGGGTGTTTGGAGTAGCCGAAATCATTGGCCCTCGAAAAAAACTGTTCCCCGCCGTCAATGCGCCGCGCCGCCAAAAGTTCTTGTGTACGTAAGACCCCTAACAGCTCACGAAGTTCCGAACCGATCAAATTCTGGCCTCCGTCGCCCCTCGTCAACGAAAGATATCCCGTACGAGCCTTAAGCTTGTTCGAGAGATAGGAAATCAAACGGGTATTCTCATCATCGGGGTGGGCCGCTATATAAAGCGCGGTACCCAAAAAGTTTAATTTTTCCAGAGAATGGTATATTTCGGAAGAGGACCGTTGCTCGGGTTTTTGTGCAACGATCAGGGACGATGATAAAAGTATTCCTGTAAAGAATACTAGAAAATAGCGCATAAAGTTGGTTTTTGTTCGGTAGAAGCCACTATTTAGTAGAGGTGGCACCATACCAAAGATAGAAAGTTTAAAGGGCTCGACTGCTTTTTTAAAACTTCTTTAACAAAATAGATTTCCCTCTTGTTGCACTAAAGAATCCTCTAGGGCACTAGGCTTCCTCACTACCGTCAGGATCGTCCTCCGAATTATAGATAAGCGTAACCGCTTTTTGCATCATCAGGTTGTTCGGATAGATGAGGAGTTCGCCATTTTTCTTTCGTAAACTCACATGAAAAGCCCTTATATCCTCTATTAAAAAAGGTTCTTCAATTTCCATGTCCTTATCCATGATCTTCACTCGATCGCCAATTTTAAACGGGAAGGAGAAAAATAAGATGACACCTGCCGTTATATTGCTCAAAATAGACCAACTGGCGAATAGGGCCACCCCTATAACCGCAAATACCGAAGAAAATACGAGGCCTACTTCCCTAAAGTTAACGCCCCAAATAAATGAGATGACACCAAAACCGATTACAGTCCATAAGGTGGATGCATATTTGGTGATCAACAGGGTTCTTGCCTCGACAATATCACTGATCCTGCCGATTTTACGAATAGTCTTATCGGTTATAAATTTTAGAATGATCAGCAGGCCAAAGGTAATGACGGTTCCGATCAATTCGTGTCTGTAGGAAAAAAGAAATTCTTGCATAGCACTAACTATAGGCCTAAACTATCGCGCAAAGATATATGCTTATTTCCGTTTTGTCGCCAATAGGGCGTTTTTAATGTGCTGATTTTCGTAGCCGTAGAAGTCATAATTTTTGCGTTCTTGCCAAAACCGCTCGAAAAGGTATCGGACCAGCTTTCGATACTATGCGGAAAAGCGGTCGTAAAATTGATTTTTAAGCTTCTTTCTAGCTCGGGATAGGTTATTTCGTAAGTGGAAATGCCGTCTTTGCTACTTAGACTGGCAGTTGACTTATATGGTTTTAATTCTTTGTGGGACAAGCGAATATATTCCAACGAGGGGATAATGGTCAAATCTCCCGTAGGTAAACTTTCAGGAGAGATCCGGATTTTGTTCCAAAGCTCGTTTTCAAGTATGGTTTTCTCTAGTTTGAAGTCTTGGTCGGCCTCGCTTTCGAAATAGGAATGCGATGTAATATCAAATTGTTCCCGATTATTCAGCTGAGCATATACCTGTCCGCACCACTCTTGTGCCGAAAATGAAACCTTGACTGCATGGTCGTTATCGTGTACCGGATAAAAGGTACTCGTCATTATTGAGTAGGGGTAGATGCCCGTAAGGTATTTTTTGGTCGCGTTGAGTTTTAGTACGGGGATATTGTCAGGATGGTTTTCGTCCGCTTTCACTTGCTTTTCTTTCAAGAAAGGCTCGGTGACATATATAAGGACCGATTTGCCATCCCGGATTTCGCCATAACGAGCCAGTTCTAGTTTATAGGATGTAATCTCGGCATCACCGGCGTACCAATAGGCTTTAAATTCTTCCGAGAGGGATTTTTTGGGGAGCTTCTGGGCCTTTTCGGAATGAAGGGCCATAGCTTGTTCCTCATTTTTATTGGTTTCCTTACAAGATTGGACAGATGAAACCCATAGGGCAAGAAGTATGGTCAATAAGCCTTTCGGTATTGCAGTTTTCATAGGATAGTAGTTTTGTTTAAAAATAATCAAAAAGAACTACTTGACCATTTCAATTAACGTTTTGTATACCAATTGGGTAGGGAGTCCTACTACATTGGGGTACGATCCTTTTATCTCTTCAATGCCTGTTAGGCCTATCCATTCTTGAATGCCATATGCCCCGGCCTTATCAAAGGGCTTGTAGGTGTTGATATAGTATTTGATTTCCTCGTCGGATAGTTCCCTGAACTTCACCTGTGTCACCTGGTGGACAACTTTTTGTGAGCTGGAAGTGGTAAAACAGACCGAGGTAATGACTTCGTGCCAATCACCGGAAAGGGCCTTGAGCATCTCAAAAGCTTCTTGGGCATCGGCTGCCTTGGCCAATGATACGCCCTTGTGCCAAACTACGGTGTCGGAGGTAAGCAGTATTTCCCCAGGGGCCAAGGAGCCTTTAAAGGCACTGGCTTTTAGTTGGGCCAAATAATCGCTGATTTCGCTTCCCTTTAACTCAGGGGGATACACCTCGTCGACCGATTTGAGCCGGACCTCGAAGGGGAGTCCCATTTCCTTTAAAAATTGATGTCTTCTAGGGGAACCGCTGGCCAATATCAGGGTGTGGTGTTTCAGGTCTAGCATAATCAATCGTTTGCTGCGCTAAAATTGCCGGCCCAATCGCCCTTTACTTTCAGTACTTGTTCAATGACGTCCCTGACACAACCTTCGCCGCCATTTTTATGGGAAACGTACATTGATATCGCCTTTACTTCGGGCACCGCGTTTTGAGGGCATGTTGGGAGGGCTACCCTTTGCATGGGGGGGATGTCGGGAATGTCATCGCCCATGTACAACAGGGTACTCGTATCGATGCCGTGAATGTCCATGTACTCTTCCAATACCTCCATTTTATGGTGGGCCCCCAAATAGATATCGGTGACTCCCAAGGCTTGCAGACGCTTACGTACCCCTTCGTTGGTACCTCCGGAGATAACGCAGATCTTATAACCTTTTTTCAGGGCGGTCTTTACGGCGTAACCGTCTTTGACACTCATGCGTCGCAGCATTTCGCCATCGGTGGTTATCACTAAGGTGCTATCGGTAAATACACCGTCAACATCAAAAATAAAGGTATCTATATCTTTAAGGTACTCTTTATAGCTCTTTTCCATAAGTTGTTTGTATTGATTTGCTCAGGAGTTCATAAACTGTTTTGAACTCGGGATTTTTTATTTGTTCTAAATGCTTCGTGATCGTTTTGGAGTCGTTTCGCCTGGCCGGTCCGGTCTGCGCGGCGTAAGGTGAAAGGGTCTCTATTTTTTTTGCGGTTTCCTGAATGAGGGGGGCCAGAATTTTAAATGGAACCTTGTTCTCTTCGCAAATTTGTGCGCCTATATGGTATAGGTGATTGGTAAAATTGTTTACAAAAACGGCGGCCAAGTGAAGGCTTCTTCGCTCTTCGGTCCCTATCTCATACACACTTTCGGAGATGCGGGCCCCGAGTTCCTTTAATAAATTTAAGTCTTTCTCGTTTTTGGCCTCTACACAAATCGGCACCTTGCTAAAATCGACCGGATTGGACGGACTAAAAGTCTGTAAAGGATAAAAGACCCCGCTTCTTTTGTGTCGCGAAAGTTCTTCCATGGGGGTGCTTCCGGAGGTGTGCGCCACCAATTTATTTTTATCCGTAAGAAGCTCTGATACAGTTTTTATGGAGTTGTCACTTACTGCGATAATATAAATATCGGCGTCCGCTAGTGCCGAAAAATCGGAAGACGTTTGGACCTGTGTTGCAAACTTGGATAGGGCTTCTTCGTTCCGGCCGACAACTTCTACGACCTTTACGCCGTCGGCCTGTAAAAAAGCCTTGAATAAGTGAGTGGCCACATTGCCGGTACCTAAAATACTAAGCTTGATCATGGGGCGAAAATAAGCATATATTTACGTATAGAAGGCTTTGTTCCTTTGAAAAATATGCTTTCGCCAGATAGCTTGAACATTGCAAATAGAACGGGGAGTTTTTTGTAAGATAAGCGATTCGTAAAAAGAGGCCCCAAGGTTTTATATTTTTGAAATGGACTTCTTTTTTTCAAAAAGACTTCATAAAATTTTCACTTATAATTAACAGTATTGTCAAGACTTTAGGGCTGTCAATTTTCCTGTAAATAATAAAAAGGGCGTATTTTTGCGTGCTGAAAACCAATTCAGCTGCTGACGATGAACATGCTCAAAAAATTCTTTTTCTCCACTCGCTTGATGTCCGTTCTTTTTATAGTCTTTGCGATAGCAATGGGGCTAGGCACTTTTGTCGAAAGTAAATATAGCACTGAAACGGCTAGGATCTGGATATATAACGCGTGGTGGTTTGAGGCGATCATGGTCTTTTTTGTCATCAATTTTATCGGGAACATGTTTCGCTACCGTCTTTTGAGGTGGGAAAAATGGGCGGTCTTGGTACTTCACCTTTCATGGATATTCATTATCATAGGGGCTTTCGTTACCCGATATATCAGTTATGAAGGGGTAATGCCCATACGTGAGGGGAATTCTGAAAAAATATTCTATTCCGATAAGACCTATCTAACGGCCCATGTTGAAGGTGAGGTCGAAGTAGAGGTAGATGGTGAAGAGAAAAAGGAGTTCCAAAGAAAAACGCTTCAAGAAGATATCATTGTTACGCCTGAGGGACTAAAATCGAATTTACCCTGGAAATCGGACTTCAAAGGGATTCCTTTTACCATTTCATATGTAGATTTTATCAAAGGGGCCAAACAAGGATTGGTTCCCGATGAAAACGGAAAAACCTATTTAAAGATCGTTGAGGCCGGAGATGGCCAGCGTCACGAGCATTTCTTGGAAAGCGGGACGGTTACGAGCATTCATGGCGTACTTTTCGCCTTGAACAAAGAAACCGATGGCGCTATCAACATTTTTGAGGATAAGGGCGAATATAAGATCAAATCCGCTTTTGACGCGAGCTTTATGCGTATGGCCGACCAGTTTCAGGGCCAAGTGGCAAAAGATAGTTTACAAGAACTGCAATTGCGCTCCTTGTACAATACGGCGGGTATGCAGTTTGTTATTCCCGAACCGGTAGTAAAAGGCAAGTATGGCGTAGTTAAAGTGCCTAAGGAGGAAGTGACCGATGCTACCATGGATGCCTTGGTCGTTGAAATTAATGTCAACGGTGAAAAAACCAGGCAAAAATTATTGGGAGGTAGGGGTAGTGCCGATTTTACCGATAAGATAAGTTTGGGCGGTCTTGACTTTAAGCTTAGTTATGGCTCTAAAATTTACGAATTGCCCTTCAGTATTAAACTCAACGATTTTATAGCTGAAAAATACCCCGGAACGGAACAGGGCTACAAATCTTTTATGAGCAAGGTGACCGTAGAAGATGACCG is from Zobellia galactanivorans and encodes:
- a CDS encoding sodium:solute symporter, translating into MGTLDWIILSSTLLFIVAYGVYKTRGSKNVNDYVGGGKDAKWWTIGLSVMATQASAITFLSTPGQAFHDGMGFVQFYFGLPLAMIIICLVFVPIYHRLKVYTAYEFLENRFDLKTRSLAAILFLIQRGLAAGITIFAPSIILSAVLGWDLRTLNIIIGVLVIIYTVSGGTKAVSVTQKQQMFIIMTGMFITFFFILGYLPADINFGKALKIAGASNKLDIVDFSFDTKSRYTFWSGITGGLFLALSYFGTDQSQVQRYLSGKSLRESQLGLVFNGILKIPMQFFILLVGVMVFVFYQYNPSPLNFNPAATEAVMNSEYADDYSILQKGQERLEEEKKMAQHKFSAALELKEYSVVEEAKLQIISLNTKDSTNRAAARALIKQADDIVETNDKDYVFIHFILNNLPKGLIGLLLAVILSAAMSSTASELNALGTITALDLYKRNAKADLGEAHYVKVTKGFTLLWGIIAIFIASIANLFDNLIQLVNIIGSIFYGNVLGIFLLAFFFKFVKGNAVFFAALLTQLIIFVLFYNLIYIYPTGEEKLGYLWLNFIGAGMVILMALVFEGFDRLLKKPPIESSNT
- a CDS encoding PIG-L family deacetylase, with translation MRYFLVFFTGILLSSSLIVAQKPEQRSSSEIYHSLEKLNFLGTALYIAAHPDDENTRLISYLSNKLKARTGYLSLTRGDGGQNLIGSELRELLGVLRTQELLAARRIDGGEQFFSRANDFGYSKHPDETLKIWNKEAVLGDVVWAIRKFKPDVIINRFDHRSPGTTHGHHTSSAMLSFEAFDLANDKNAYSDQLELTETWQPKRLFFNTSWWFYGSEEKFKKADKSNMAHLDIGTYYPILGKSNNEIAALASSQHLCQGFGRLSQRGSENEYIELLKGTMPKNSGDIFEGIDTSWSRVSGGKAVGDILYEVERNFDFTDPSKHLPQLVAAYDLLQKVDDPYWRKLKTEELKDIIADISGLYLEASAETALANPGGKVKVNIEAVNRSSVQMKLKNISISSSDARIAPSIPLANNKKETFEIELQIPKTTEFTSPYWLKEKGSLGMYKVDDQKLIGKPETPRAFVAKFDIELSGRTIAFERPVIHHYAKPDKGELFQPFEVLPEATARFNDKVLIFADGKSKNIPVTIRAHADNIKGELELQHSKGWKVDVASQAFEIAKKGDEQTLVFTLTPPENEDESYISPIIKLNGKQISKELVTIAYDHVPTQSVLLPSEAKVVRLNIKKSGQHIGYIVGAGDEVPESLRQIGYIVHIIEPNTITKGSLDKYDAIVVGIRAYNVVEELKFKQRYLFDYVENGGNLIVQYNTASRRGKQLENLAPYPITLSRDRVTDENSEVKILAKKHALMNYPNTIGQSDFEGWVQERGLYFPNEWSKEFTPVLSMHDKGESPKKGSLLVTPYGKGNYIYTGLSFFRELPAGVPGAYKLFANMLSLEKNVQPTKLN
- a CDS encoding mechanosensitive ion channel family protein; translated protein: MQEFLFSYRHELIGTVITFGLLIILKFITDKTIRKIGRISDIVEARTLLITKYASTLWTVIGFGVISFIWGVNFREVGLVFSSVFAVIGVALFASWSILSNITAGVILFFSFPFKIGDRVKIMDKDMEIEEPFLIEDIRAFHVSLRKKNGELLIYPNNLMMQKAVTLIYNSEDDPDGSEEA
- a CDS encoding Maf-like protein gives rise to the protein MLDLKHHTLILASGSPRRHQFLKEMGLPFEVRLKSVDEVYPPELKGSEISDYLAQLKASAFKGSLAPGEILLTSDTVVWHKGVSLAKAADAQEAFEMLKALSGDWHEVITSVCFTTSSSQKVVHQVTQVKFRELSDEEIKYYINTYKPFDKAGAYGIQEWIGLTGIEEIKGSYPNVVGLPTQLVYKTLIEMVK
- a CDS encoding KdsC family phosphatase, translating into MEKSYKEYLKDIDTFIFDVDGVFTDSTLVITTDGEMLRRMSVKDGYAVKTALKKGYKICVISGGTNEGVRKRLQALGVTDIYLGAHHKMEVLEEYMDIHGIDTSTLLYMGDDIPDIPPMQRVALPTCPQNAVPEVKAISMYVSHKNGGEGCVRDVIEQVLKVKGDWAGNFSAAND
- a CDS encoding Rossmann-like and DUF2520 domain-containing protein — its product is MIKLSILGTGNVATHLFKAFLQADGVKVVEVVGRNEEALSKFATQVQTSSDFSALADADIYIIAVSDNSIKTVSELLTDKNKLVAHTSGSTPMEELSRHKRSGVFYPLQTFSPSNPVDFSKVPICVEAKNEKDLNLLKELGARISESVYEIGTEERRSLHLAAVFVNNFTNHLYHIGAQICEENKVPFKILAPLIQETAKKIETLSPYAAQTGPARRNDSKTITKHLEQIKNPEFKTVYELLSKSIQTTYGKEL